A genomic region of Rhizobium sp. NXC24 contains the following coding sequences:
- a CDS encoding ABC transporter substrate-binding protein, giving the protein MKKLIASAIFAFGAYALAGSAQAAECGDVSIAEMNWASAGVAAQVDKIILQNGYGCNVTLVTGDTQPTFASMDEKGEPDVAPELWVNAVRTALDKAVSEGRLIEAAPLLSDGGVEGWWIPKFMADAHPDIKTVQDALKHPELFPAPEDSSKGAVYNCPSGWNCQISTANLYKALGAEKLGFTLVDTGSAAGLDGSIANAFEKKTGWLGYYWAPTAILGKYEMVRLSFNVPHDKKEWDACTAIQDCANPKVNSYPVSDVYTVVTKAFASKAGIAMDYVKTRKWDNGTVGKVLAWMTDNQGTNEDGAKYFLKTYPDMWTKWVSPEVATKVKASL; this is encoded by the coding sequence ATGAAGAAGCTCATTGCTTCCGCCATCTTTGCATTTGGTGCCTATGCTTTGGCTGGCTCGGCGCAGGCTGCGGAATGCGGCGACGTGTCAATTGCTGAAATGAACTGGGCGTCCGCCGGCGTCGCCGCGCAGGTCGACAAGATCATCCTGCAGAACGGCTATGGCTGCAACGTGACGCTGGTCACCGGCGACACGCAGCCGACCTTCGCCTCCATGGACGAGAAGGGCGAGCCCGATGTCGCGCCCGAACTCTGGGTCAATGCCGTGCGCACCGCGCTCGACAAGGCCGTTTCCGAAGGCCGCCTGATCGAGGCCGCCCCCCTTCTCAGCGACGGCGGCGTCGAAGGCTGGTGGATTCCGAAATTCATGGCCGACGCCCATCCGGATATCAAGACCGTTCAGGACGCGCTGAAGCATCCGGAACTTTTCCCCGCCCCGGAAGATTCCTCAAAGGGCGCAGTCTACAATTGCCCGTCGGGCTGGAACTGCCAGATTTCCACGGCCAATCTCTATAAGGCGCTTGGCGCCGAGAAGCTCGGCTTCACGCTGGTGGACACCGGCTCGGCCGCTGGTCTCGACGGCTCGATCGCCAACGCCTTCGAAAAGAAGACCGGCTGGCTCGGCTACTACTGGGCTCCGACCGCGATCCTCGGCAAGTACGAGATGGTGCGCCTGAGCTTCAACGTGCCGCATGACAAGAAGGAATGGGATGCCTGCACGGCCATCCAGGATTGCGCCAATCCGAAGGTCAACTCCTATCCGGTTTCCGACGTCTATACCGTCGTGACCAAGGCGTTTGCCTCCAAGGCAGGTATTGCCATGGATTACGTCAAGACCCGCAAATGGGACAACGGCACGGTCGGCAAGGTTCTGGCCTGGATGACGGACAATCAGGGCACCAACGAAGACGGCGCAAAATACTTCCTGAAGACCTACCCCGATATGTGGACCAAGTGGGTATCTCCAGAAGTAGCCACCAAGGTGAAGGCTTCGCTTTGA
- a CDS encoding proline/glycine betaine ABC transporter permease: protein MAIQCSFLPDVLCNFPAIDDTLIRAARKNIDDGFRGIVRAYGNVIDAVVQPLQWFLNYLEWLFTNTPWFIVLFVMMAVVYAASRNLKIVAGTAISMILIGVCGLWGDTMVTLAMVTVCTLIAIVIGLPIGILMARSDRLQSIINPTLDVMQTMPSFVYLIPVVVIFGIGKVPGLIAVVIYAVPPMIRLTNLGIRLVDKEVLEAADAFGSSHRQKLFNVQIPLALPTIMAGINQTIMMSLAMVVVASMVGVGGLGKNTLQAINNQFFTVGFLNGFALVAIAIIFDRTSQAYGRRLQKHSEVIHG from the coding sequence ATGGCTATACAATGTAGTTTTTTGCCGGATGTTCTATGTAATTTTCCGGCGATCGACGACACTCTCATTCGCGCCGCGCGCAAGAATATCGATGATGGCTTCAGAGGAATAGTGCGGGCTTATGGCAATGTCATCGATGCCGTGGTTCAGCCGCTGCAATGGTTTCTGAACTATCTGGAATGGCTTTTCACCAATACGCCTTGGTTCATTGTGCTCTTCGTCATGATGGCCGTCGTCTACGCCGCCAGCCGTAATCTCAAGATCGTCGCCGGCACCGCCATTTCCATGATCCTGATTGGCGTCTGTGGCCTCTGGGGCGACACGATGGTGACCCTTGCCATGGTGACCGTCTGCACCCTGATCGCGATCGTCATCGGCCTGCCGATCGGCATTTTGATGGCCCGTTCCGATCGGCTGCAATCGATCATCAACCCTACCCTCGACGTGATGCAGACGATGCCAAGTTTCGTCTATCTCATCCCCGTCGTCGTTATTTTCGGCATCGGTAAGGTCCCTGGCCTGATCGCTGTCGTCATCTATGCCGTTCCGCCGATGATCCGGCTAACCAATCTCGGCATCCGCCTCGTTGACAAGGAAGTGCTTGAGGCAGCGGACGCCTTCGGCTCGTCGCACCGGCAGAAGCTGTTCAACGTGCAGATTCCGTTGGCGCTGCCCACCATCATGGCCGGCATCAATCAGACCATCATGATGTCGCTCGCCATGGTCGTCGTCGCCTCAATGGTCGGCGTCGGCGGGCTTGGCAAGAACACGCTGCAGGCGATCAACAACCAGTTCTTCACTGTCGGCTTCCTCAACGGCTTCGCCCTGGTCGCGATCGCCATTATTTTTGACCGCACGAGCCAGGCCTACGGCAGACGGCTCCAGAAGCACTCGGAGGTCATCCATGGCTAG
- a CDS encoding glycine betaine/L-proline ABC transporter ATP-binding protein, which translates to MASHAIQIKSLYKIFGPRGRDYVDAVKNGIGKAELNETHGHVLGLQDINIDMPAGAITVVMGLSGSGKSTLIRHINRLIEPTAGEVLYDGVDVCKMGENSLREFRRHKTAMVFQKFALLPHRTVIENTIYGLDIQGVARTESQKKGQYWIERVGLKGFENHYPNQLSGGMQQRVGLARALTNDADILLMDEAYSALDPLIRVDMQTVLLDLQKELKKTVVFITHDLDEALRLGDKIAILRDGKVVQQGSGQEIVLKPADDYITAFVKEVNRGRVIQAQTIMKPIVGEAHGVRISGDMTLEMAAKQMTDGGQTAAVVTDAGGRPIGAIDLQTIIAAMVTPTTHEAAQMAAA; encoded by the coding sequence ATGGCTAGTCATGCGATCCAGATCAAAAGCCTCTACAAGATCTTCGGTCCGCGTGGGCGCGACTATGTGGATGCGGTGAAAAACGGCATCGGCAAGGCCGAACTCAATGAGACGCATGGCCATGTCCTCGGCCTGCAGGATATCAATATCGATATGCCGGCCGGCGCCATTACGGTCGTCATGGGTCTCTCCGGCTCCGGCAAATCGACGCTGATCCGCCATATCAACAGGCTCATCGAACCAACCGCCGGCGAAGTCCTCTATGACGGCGTCGACGTCTGCAAGATGGGCGAAAATTCCCTTCGCGAGTTCCGCCGTCACAAGACGGCGATGGTGTTCCAGAAATTCGCCCTGCTGCCGCACCGCACGGTGATCGAAAACACCATTTACGGCCTGGACATCCAGGGCGTGGCCCGGACCGAAAGCCAGAAGAAAGGCCAATACTGGATCGAGCGCGTCGGCCTGAAGGGGTTCGAGAACCACTATCCGAACCAGCTTTCCGGCGGCATGCAGCAGCGCGTCGGCCTTGCCCGCGCGCTCACCAACGATGCCGACATCCTGTTGATGGATGAAGCCTATTCAGCACTTGACCCGCTGATCCGTGTCGACATGCAGACCGTGCTTCTCGACTTGCAGAAGGAGTTGAAGAAAACCGTCGTCTTCATCACCCACGATCTCGACGAAGCACTGCGCCTCGGCGACAAGATCGCCATTCTTAGGGACGGCAAGGTCGTGCAGCAGGGCAGCGGCCAGGAAATCGTGCTGAAACCTGCCGACGACTACATCACCGCCTTCGTCAAGGAAGTGAATCGCGGCCGCGTTATCCAGGCTCAGACGATCATGAAGCCGATTGTTGGCGAGGCGCACGGCGTACGCATATCCGGCGACATGACGCTGGAAATGGCGGCCAAACAGATGACCGACGGCGGACAGACCGCTGCCGTCGTCACCGATGCCGGTGGCCGGCCGATCGGCGCAATCGACCTGCAAACCATCATTGCCGCCATGGTGACGCCGACGACACATGAAGCGGCGCAGATGGCAGCCGCCTGA
- the bmt gene encoding betaine--homocysteine S-methyltransferase, which yields MTVTANPLTDLLAEKGVLLADGATGTNLFAMGLEAGEAPELWNEQHPERITKLHQDFVDAGADIILTNTFGGTRHRLKLHHAQDRVHSLNKQAAEIARAVADKANRKVIVAGSVGPTGELLMPLGALTYEDAVAAFAEQIEGLKAGGVDVAWIETMSSPEEIRAAAEAAVKVGLPYTYTGSFDTAGKTMMGLHPKDIHGVANDVGEGPLAVGANCGVGASDILSSLLDMTDADPAAAVIVKGNCGIPEYRGAEIHYSGTPPLMADYARLARDAGAKIIGGCCGTSCGHLAAMREALDSYTPGPRPTLETIVERIGPLRNKTANEGGAAPTRERRRRG from the coding sequence ATGACCGTCACAGCCAATCCCTTGACCGATCTTCTTGCCGAAAAGGGCGTGCTGCTCGCTGATGGCGCGACCGGTACCAATCTTTTCGCCATGGGCCTGGAGGCCGGTGAAGCGCCGGAACTCTGGAACGAGCAGCATCCCGAGCGGATCACCAAACTGCACCAGGATTTCGTCGACGCTGGCGCCGACATCATTCTCACCAACACCTTCGGCGGTACCCGCCACCGGCTGAAGCTGCACCATGCGCAGGACCGCGTTCACAGCTTGAACAAGCAGGCAGCCGAGATCGCCCGCGCCGTCGCCGACAAGGCTAACCGCAAGGTCATCGTCGCCGGCTCCGTCGGCCCGACCGGCGAATTGTTAATGCCGCTTGGTGCGCTGACCTATGAGGACGCCGTTGCCGCCTTCGCCGAGCAGATCGAAGGCCTGAAGGCCGGCGGCGTCGATGTCGCCTGGATCGAGACCATGTCGTCGCCGGAGGAAATCCGCGCCGCCGCCGAAGCCGCCGTCAAGGTCGGCCTGCCCTACACCTATACCGGCTCCTTCGACACCGCCGGCAAGACGATGATGGGCCTGCATCCGAAGGATATTCACGGTGTCGCCAATGATGTTGGCGAAGGCCCGCTCGCCGTCGGCGCCAATTGTGGCGTCGGCGCATCGGATATCCTCTCGAGCCTGCTCGACATGACCGATGCCGATCCTGCTGCGGCCGTGATCGTCAAGGGCAATTGCGGCATTCCGGAATATCGCGGCGCCGAGATCCACTATTCCGGCACGCCGCCGCTGATGGCCGATTACGCCCGCCTCGCCCGCGATGCCGGCGCAAAGATCATCGGCGGCTGCTGCGGCACCTCCTGCGGCCACCTCGCCGCCATGCGCGAGGCGCTCGACAGCTATACGCCCGGTCCGCGCCCGACGCTGGAAACAATCGTCGAGCGGATCGGCCCGTTGCGCAACAAGACCGCCAACGAAGGTGGCGCCGCCCCGACGCGCGAGCGCCGTCGCCGGGGATAA
- the glf gene encoding UDP-galactopyranose mutase — MIDFSNIDLLIVGAGFYGATIAERVANQLQKNVLLIDRRSHIGGNAYSEFDSETGIEVHRYGAHLFHTPNETVWTYLNRFTGFTDYKHRVYSTYRDQVYSMPINLGTISQFFNRRLSPAEARTLIADQAAEMAGRNPANLEEKAISLIGRPLYEAFIRGYTAKQWQTDPRDLPEHIITRLPVRYTYDNRYFNDKYEGLPVDGYTAIFERMLKHPKINIALGVDFFSLKSSLPPNLPIVYTGPIDRYFDYSEGELGWRTIDFEQETVNTGDFQGMAVMNYADETIPYTRILEFRHFNPERSYQTEKTIIVREYSRSAQRKDEPYYPIDTRQDKDVFLRYRARAEAETNVHFGGRLGTYRYLDMHQAIGAALKAFESRVVPHFTEGRILGGEK, encoded by the coding sequence ATGATCGATTTTTCCAACATTGACCTGCTGATCGTCGGCGCAGGTTTCTATGGCGCGACGATTGCCGAGCGGGTTGCGAACCAACTGCAAAAGAATGTTCTTCTGATCGATCGCCGCAGTCATATCGGCGGTAATGCCTATAGCGAATTCGACAGCGAGACCGGGATTGAGGTTCACCGTTACGGTGCGCATCTTTTCCATACGCCGAACGAAACGGTCTGGACCTATCTGAATAGGTTCACCGGATTTACCGATTACAAGCATCGGGTCTATTCGACCTATCGGGATCAGGTTTATTCGATGCCGATCAATCTCGGCACCATCTCCCAGTTCTTCAACCGGCGTCTTTCTCCGGCCGAAGCGCGGACGCTGATCGCGGACCAAGCGGCCGAGATGGCAGGGCGCAACCCGGCGAATCTGGAAGAGAAGGCGATTTCCCTGATCGGTCGGCCCTTATACGAGGCGTTCATCCGCGGCTACACCGCAAAGCAGTGGCAGACCGACCCCCGCGATCTGCCGGAGCATATCATCACGCGGCTGCCGGTCCGCTACACCTACGACAACAGATATTTCAACGACAAATACGAGGGTCTGCCGGTCGACGGATATACGGCGATCTTCGAGCGGATGCTGAAGCATCCCAAGATCAATATCGCCCTTGGTGTTGATTTCTTTTCGCTGAAATCCTCGCTGCCGCCGAATCTACCGATCGTCTATACAGGGCCGATCGATCGGTATTTCGACTATTCGGAAGGGGAATTGGGCTGGCGCACGATCGATTTCGAACAGGAGACCGTCAACACCGGCGATTTCCAGGGCATGGCGGTCATGAACTATGCCGATGAGACCATCCCCTATACGCGCATCCTCGAGTTCCGCCACTTCAATCCCGAAAGAAGCTATCAGACGGAAAAGACCATCATCGTAAGGGAATATTCGCGCTCGGCGCAGCGAAAGGATGAGCCCTATTATCCGATCGACACCCGGCAGGATAAGGATGTCTTCCTGCGATACCGGGCACGCGCGGAAGCGGAAACCAACGTCCATTTCGGGGGACGGCTCGGCACCTACCGATATCTCGACATGCACCAGGCAATCGGCGCGGCCCTGAAGGCGTTCGAGAGCCGCGTCGTTCCGCATTTCACCGAGGGCCGTATCCTCGGCGGCGAAAAATAG
- a CDS encoding DUF707 domain-containing protein, with amino-acid sequence MTSFAASNLQTLSHAERVAIAEQWADAPPLQAEMLSGTFWQLSDLNGRQLLPFVVLAPEGIVGNAFHGSLDHWYVANGKLCILDSQGMPTIVFTAARVVNSVVVALAGHAVLGGVEAIYILNLVDHPPHPVSPTSPHIARRAMFLKQPPAAARRANLVVVRANGSSLHPRWFDGLDDNTRTWDLCVSWYGDETPDASVSPEYLTHAPNQRKFKPIFDLFYEGSPLWDYDRIWLPDDDLLCSGSDLNKMFHLSRKYGLDLAQPSLRQEPGCHINHPITAQRQGGDVRFEPFVEIMCPLFSRRALRICVGSIKDAVSGYGLDHLWPSFLGRPAARMGIIDAVGIVHTRPIGASYDVRSAIAEQAALWNAYGFTYTRIPGVN; translated from the coding sequence ATGACATCATTTGCCGCGAGTAATCTGCAAACTCTTTCGCATGCGGAGCGTGTGGCAATTGCAGAACAATGGGCTGATGCTCCGCCTTTGCAGGCAGAGATGCTTTCAGGCACATTCTGGCAATTGAGCGATCTGAACGGGCGGCAGTTGTTGCCGTTCGTCGTGCTTGCCCCCGAGGGAATTGTCGGCAACGCCTTTCACGGATCGCTGGATCACTGGTACGTGGCCAATGGTAAACTTTGCATCCTCGACAGCCAGGGGATGCCGACGATCGTATTCACCGCGGCTCGTGTCGTGAATTCGGTGGTCGTGGCGCTTGCCGGCCACGCCGTCCTTGGCGGCGTCGAAGCGATCTACATTCTGAACCTCGTCGATCATCCGCCGCATCCGGTATCGCCGACATCGCCTCATATCGCGCGTCGGGCGATGTTCCTCAAGCAGCCGCCGGCGGCTGCGCGCCGGGCAAATCTCGTTGTCGTCCGCGCCAACGGTTCATCCCTGCATCCGCGCTGGTTCGACGGGCTCGACGACAATACGCGCACCTGGGATCTCTGCGTAAGCTGGTACGGCGACGAAACCCCCGACGCATCGGTTTCGCCGGAATACCTGACCCATGCGCCGAACCAACGGAAATTCAAACCGATCTTCGATCTGTTTTACGAAGGCAGCCCGCTTTGGGATTACGATCGCATCTGGTTGCCCGATGACGATCTGCTATGCAGCGGATCGGATTTGAACAAGATGTTCCATTTGTCGCGCAAATACGGGCTCGATCTGGCTCAGCCATCGCTTCGCCAGGAGCCCGGTTGCCACATCAATCATCCGATAACCGCTCAGCGCCAAGGGGGCGACGTCCGCTTCGAACCCTTCGTCGAGATCATGTGCCCGCTCTTTTCGCGCCGGGCACTGCGCATTTGCGTCGGCAGCATCAAGGATGCGGTTTCGGGCTATGGCCTGGATCATTTGTGGCCTTCATTCCTTGGCCGGCCCGCGGCGCGCATGGGCATCATCGATGCGGTCGGTATCGTTCATACCCGGCCGATCGGCGCGAGCTATGACGTCCGGTCTGCAATTGCCGAGCAGGCGGCGCTCTGGAATGCCTATGGGTTTACCTACACGAGAATTCCAGGCGTGAACTGA
- a CDS encoding glycosyltransferase family 2 protein, with translation MSSIESPVLSICVPTYNRQFMLERNVSFHLEAFRRLGISFEIVIVDDCSTDNTAAYVQSISHHPEINAYRRASNAGFLSNYAFAMQRARGQYAVFLGDDDLLIPEKVVEYIRLMTDDQRIGMVQAPWMLVDGRPSGGDMQPFYHLPYPTRHAKGDFHSMLEFILERHVFPEFMIIRRDVLAKAISSPTPFIFWAFLYTTRALDKADILFMPEPFARVTAVSDDPRLQQGNKECMFQWDSYRGGLEYLASQALRDGRLPAEYRTSLMQRITQFMLQRQAVAMRLHVNAQNWVEAYIMYHRMAAYHPAPLPPESYDQIRKLAGIATAATEAIAFNGEPVIVEPIVDDTTINLLPPSIRERLSREAPQLDRSDKPRAFLRFTQNFPANPGPKDGLFDILTYIEQFV, from the coding sequence ATGTCCTCTATTGAATCCCCCGTCCTTTCGATCTGCGTTCCGACCTACAATCGGCAGTTCATGCTTGAGCGCAATGTAAGCTTCCACCTGGAGGCCTTTCGCCGGCTCGGCATTTCCTTCGAGATCGTGATCGTCGACGACTGCTCCACCGACAATACCGCTGCGTATGTGCAATCCATCTCGCATCATCCGGAAATCAATGCCTACCGGCGCGCAAGCAATGCCGGTTTTCTCAGCAACTATGCCTTCGCCATGCAGCGCGCCCGCGGCCAATACGCGGTTTTCCTTGGGGACGATGACCTGCTCATTCCGGAAAAAGTCGTCGAATATATCCGCTTGATGACGGACGACCAGCGGATCGGCATGGTGCAGGCGCCGTGGATGCTCGTCGATGGACGGCCGAGCGGCGGTGACATGCAACCCTTCTATCACCTGCCCTACCCGACGCGTCACGCGAAGGGCGATTTCCATTCGATGCTGGAATTCATTCTGGAGCGGCACGTCTTCCCAGAGTTCATGATCATCAGGCGCGATGTTCTGGCCAAGGCCATCTCCAGCCCGACGCCCTTCATCTTCTGGGCATTTCTCTATACGACCCGCGCGCTCGACAAGGCCGACATCCTCTTTATGCCGGAACCCTTCGCGCGCGTGACGGCAGTTTCCGATGACCCGCGCCTGCAGCAGGGTAACAAGGAATGCATGTTCCAGTGGGATAGCTACAGGGGCGGCCTGGAATATCTTGCCTCGCAAGCTCTTCGCGACGGCCGGCTTCCCGCCGAGTACCGGACGTCTCTAATGCAGCGCATCACGCAATTCATGCTGCAGCGTCAGGCGGTTGCGATGCGCCTGCATGTCAACGCGCAAAATTGGGTCGAGGCTTACATCATGTATCATCGCATGGCGGCCTATCATCCCGCGCCGCTGCCGCCGGAATCCTACGATCAGATCCGCAAGCTCGCCGGCATCGCGACCGCCGCAACGGAAGCAATCGCATTCAATGGCGAACCAGTGATTGTCGAGCCGATCGTCGACGACACGACGATCAATCTTCTGCCGCCATCGATCCGGGAACGCTTAAGCCGGGAAGCTCCGCAACTCGATAGGTCCGACAAGCCAAGGGCTTTCCTTCGCTTCACCCAGAACTTTCCGGCCAATCCCGGTCCCAAGGATGGGTTGTTCGATATTCTCACCTATATCGAACAGTTCGTTTGA
- a CDS encoding phosphodiester glycosidase family protein, which translates to MRLLIALALLACATTAFADEACRKVLHLGDSYTVCTFDPAIDGIRLYQNDRSGKPYGSFRALEDDLRQDRIYVRFAMNGGMYRDDQSPVGLYIEEGRQQRAINVNKGWGNFHLLPNGVFYIQPGHAGIMESKAFVASGIKPFYATQSGPMLVIDGKLHPSFLADSTSFKTRNGVGVSADGKVIFAVSDGAVRFHDFATLFRDDLGCANALFLDGSISSLDIPEWQRRDELFPLGPIIAVTALLPD; encoded by the coding sequence ATCCGATTGCTGATAGCCCTTGCCCTGCTCGCCTGCGCCACCACGGCTTTTGCCGATGAGGCCTGCCGCAAGGTCCTGCATCTCGGCGACAGCTACACGGTCTGCACCTTCGATCCTGCCATCGACGGCATCCGGCTCTATCAGAACGACCGTAGCGGCAAGCCCTATGGTTCGTTCCGGGCGCTGGAAGACGATCTGCGTCAGGACCGCATCTATGTTCGATTTGCCATGAATGGCGGCATGTACCGGGACGATCAGTCGCCGGTGGGCCTCTATATCGAAGAAGGTAGGCAGCAGAGAGCGATCAACGTCAACAAGGGATGGGGCAATTTTCATCTGCTGCCGAACGGCGTGTTCTACATTCAGCCGGGCCATGCCGGCATCATGGAGAGCAAGGCCTTCGTGGCTTCCGGCATCAAGCCGTTCTACGCAACGCAATCCGGCCCGATGCTCGTGATCGACGGCAAGCTGCATCCGTCGTTCCTGGCAGACAGCACCAGTTTCAAGACACGCAACGGCGTCGGCGTTTCGGCGGACGGTAAGGTGATCTTCGCCGTGTCCGACGGCGCCGTCCGCTTCCACGATTTCGCGACCTTGTTCCGTGACGATCTCGGCTGCGCCAATGCTCTCTTCCTCGACGGCAGCATCTCCAGCCTCGATATACCGGAATGGCAGAGACGGGACGAATTATTCCCGCTCGGCCCGATTATCGCGGTCACGGCGTTGCTGCCGGACTGA
- a CDS encoding ferredoxin — translation MSGGSVMVDELRAALAPHGVFVRGTVTFGEGEGPLLADGMPARSVILLGNIGGSIWEPFSRWRQSSESADRNDPLDEWSKAVIRPIAAAFEATAYFPSDPPWQPFQRWAMQAEGLKASPLGILIHPDYGLWHGYRGALGFAAVIEEARMAVAHPCDHCAEKPCLTACPVDAVASTGFDVAACRSHLRTDTGKTGCMAGGCLARNACPVGSAYRYSQAQRAFHMAALKP, via the coding sequence ATGAGCGGCGGCTCCGTCATGGTTGATGAACTCCGTGCGGCGCTTGCTCCGCACGGAGTTTTTGTTCGCGGGACGGTTACCTTCGGCGAAGGTGAGGGGCCGCTACTAGCCGATGGGATGCCGGCGAGGAGCGTGATCCTGCTCGGCAATATCGGCGGCTCGATCTGGGAGCCGTTTTCCCGGTGGCGGCAATCGTCCGAAAGTGCCGACCGCAACGATCCGCTGGACGAGTGGTCGAAGGCAGTCATACGGCCTATCGCCGCAGCATTCGAGGCGACAGCCTATTTCCCCTCCGATCCGCCGTGGCAGCCCTTTCAGCGATGGGCAATGCAGGCGGAAGGTTTGAAGGCATCGCCGCTCGGCATCCTGATCCATCCGGACTATGGCCTATGGCACGGCTATCGCGGTGCGCTCGGGTTTGCCGCTGTGATTGAAGAGGCAAGGATGGCCGTTGCGCATCCCTGCGACCATTGTGCCGAAAAGCCGTGCCTGACCGCCTGTCCCGTCGACGCCGTTGCGTCCACCGGCTTCGATGTTGCGGCCTGTCGGTCGCATCTGCGCACGGACACAGGGAAAACCGGCTGCATGGCTGGTGGTTGTCTCGCGCGCAATGCCTGTCCGGTGGGCTCGGCCTACCGCTATTCGCAGGCGCAGCGCGCCTTTCACATGGCGGCACTTAAGCCCTAA
- a CDS encoding trimethylamine methyltransferase family protein, with the protein MDDMIEQPAAGGDGGGRRSRGEGRGAAARRASRSGGGPGPSLPYITRKIGVYEVLDEEGLQLIERNADKVLEEIGIEFRDDAEALALWKEAGADVKGQRVHFPKGLCRELLKTAPKEFTWNARNSARNAHVGGKGTIFAPVYGPPFVRDLEGNRRYATIEDFRNFVKLAYMAPSIHSSGGTVCEPVDIPVNKRHLDMVYSHIKYSDKPFMGSVTAPERAEDTVAMAKIVFGDDFVENNCVTLNLINANSPMVFDETMLGALKVYARHNQASVVSPFILSGAMSPVTVAGTLTQILAEVLAGASFTQLIRKGSPVLYGTFAASISMQSGAPTFGTPEPSLVSYGSAQLARRLGLPFRTGGSLCASKVPDAQAAHESANTLNMTLLAGTNFVLHAAGWLEGGLVSSYEKFMIDQDQLGMMQKMAEGVDLSENGQALDAIREVGPGSHYLGCGHTQANFQTAFYRSALADNNSFEQWEIEGQKRVEERANALCRSWLDHYEAPPLDPAIDEALLAYIQKRKDSMPDAFT; encoded by the coding sequence ATGGACGATATGATTGAGCAACCGGCCGCAGGCGGCGATGGTGGCGGACGGCGTTCGCGCGGCGAGGGCAGGGGTGCGGCCGCGCGGCGCGCATCGCGCAGCGGCGGCGGGCCAGGTCCGTCGCTTCCATATATTACCCGCAAGATCGGCGTCTACGAAGTATTGGACGAAGAGGGCCTGCAGCTTATCGAGCGCAATGCCGATAAGGTGCTCGAGGAAATCGGCATCGAGTTTCGCGACGATGCGGAAGCGCTGGCGCTCTGGAAGGAAGCCGGCGCCGACGTCAAGGGGCAGCGGGTCCATTTCCCGAAGGGGCTTTGCCGCGAACTCTTGAAGACCGCGCCGAAGGAATTCACCTGGAATGCGCGCAACAGCGCCCGCAACGCCCATGTCGGCGGCAAGGGGACGATCTTCGCGCCGGTCTATGGCCCGCCGTTCGTCCGCGATCTCGAAGGCAATCGCCGTTACGCGACGATCGAGGATTTTCGCAATTTCGTGAAGCTCGCCTATATGGCGCCGTCGATCCATTCGTCGGGCGGCACGGTCTGCGAGCCGGTCGACATTCCCGTCAACAAGCGCCATCTCGATATGGTCTACAGCCATATCAAATATTCCGACAAGCCGTTCATGGGCTCGGTCACTGCGCCGGAACGCGCCGAAGACACAGTCGCCATGGCGAAGATCGTCTTCGGCGATGATTTCGTCGAAAACAATTGCGTCACGCTGAACCTGATCAACGCGAACTCACCGATGGTGTTCGACGAGACCATGCTCGGCGCATTGAAGGTCTATGCGCGCCACAACCAGGCTTCTGTCGTTTCGCCCTTCATCCTCTCCGGAGCGATGAGCCCGGTGACGGTTGCCGGTACGCTGACGCAGATCCTGGCCGAAGTTCTGGCCGGCGCTTCCTTCACGCAGTTGATCCGCAAGGGATCGCCGGTGCTCTACGGCACCTTCGCTGCGTCCATCTCCATGCAGTCGGGCGCGCCGACCTTCGGCACGCCGGAACCATCGCTGGTTTCCTACGGTTCGGCCCAGCTTGCCCGCCGTCTCGGCCTGCCGTTCCGTACCGGCGGTTCGCTCTGCGCCTCCAAGGTGCCGGATGCGCAGGCGGCGCATGAATCGGCCAACACGCTGAACATGACGCTGCTTGCCGGCACGAATTTCGTGCTGCATGCCGCCGGCTGGCTCGAAGGCGGCCTCGTCTCGTCCTACGAGAAGTTCATGATCGACCAGGACCAGCTCGGCATGATGCAGAAAATGGCCGAGGGCGTCGATCTTTCGGAAAATGGCCAGGCGCTGGATGCGATCCGCGAAGTCGGTCCCGGCAGCCACTATCTCGGCTGCGGCCATACGCAGGCCAATTTCCAGACGGCCTTCTACCGTTCGGCACTGGCTGACAATAACTCCTTCGAGCAGTGGGAAATTGAGGGCCAGAAGCGCGTCGAGGAACGTGCCAATGCGCTTTGCCGCTCCTGGCTCGACCACTACGAAGCACCGCCGCTGGATCCTGCGATCGATGAGGCGCTGCTGGCCTACATCCAGAAGCGTAAGGATTCGATGCCGGACGCTTTCACCTGA